One Thalassospira marina DNA window includes the following coding sequences:
- a CDS encoding aldo/keto reductase, with translation MHSVKANGAEIPALGFGTFRMPGEDVLRIVPHALDIGFRHIDTAQIYGNEAEVGSAIAQSSVARDDIFLTTKVWVDKFRHDDFIASVDESLKKLKTDYVDLLLLHWPKLEVPLAEQIGALNEVHKAGKVRHIGISNYNTALMDEAVSLSDAPIVTNQIEIHPYIDQSKVIEAARKTGMSITAYYAMADGKVFDDAVLQDLGSKYGKSVAQIVLRWIVQQDGLIALSKTVGEKRALENFDIFDFEISADDMKAIAALAQKDGRIVSPDGLAPVWDN, from the coding sequence ATGCATAGTGTTAAAGCCAATGGCGCGGAGATCCCCGCACTGGGTTTTGGAACCTTTCGGATGCCGGGCGAAGATGTATTGCGCATTGTGCCGCATGCACTTGATATCGGGTTTCGTCATATCGATACCGCGCAGATTTATGGCAATGAAGCCGAGGTTGGCAGCGCGATTGCCCAGTCATCCGTGGCGCGTGATGATATCTTTCTGACCACCAAGGTCTGGGTCGATAAATTCCGCCATGATGATTTTATCGCATCAGTTGATGAAAGCCTGAAAAAGCTGAAAACCGATTATGTCGACCTGCTTTTGCTGCACTGGCCGAAACTTGAAGTGCCCCTGGCCGAGCAGATTGGCGCCCTTAATGAAGTGCACAAGGCAGGCAAGGTGCGCCATATCGGTATCAGTAACTATAACACCGCCCTGATGGACGAAGCCGTAAGCCTGAGCGACGCGCCGATTGTTACCAACCAGATCGAAATTCACCCCTATATTGACCAGTCAAAGGTGATTGAGGCAGCCCGGAAAACCGGCATGTCGATTACCGCCTATTATGCGATGGCAGATGGCAAGGTGTTTGACGATGCCGTGTTACAAGACCTTGGCAGCAAATATGGCAAGTCGGTTGCGCAGATTGTGCTGCGCTGGATTGTGCAGCAGGATGGCCTGATTGCGCTTTCCAAAACCGTGGGCGAAAAACGCGCGCTGGAGAATTTCGATATCTTTGATTTTGAAATCTCGGCCGATGATATGAAGGCGATTGCCGCACTGGCGCAAAAGGATGGCCGGATTGTCAGCCCGGATGGATTGGCGCCGGTTTGGGATAATTAA
- a CDS encoding LysR substrate-binding domain-containing protein — MDIATLSVFRTVAQEQGITRAAELLGRVPSNVTTRIQQLEAEIGATLFLRDKKRMSLTPEGQTFLEYAERILNLAQEAQQRVNPASPTGILRIGSMESTVASRLPALLAAFCTAWPQVKLELSTSPTRQLVSALEDHRIDAALIAVPSGEWWLGEREIDKTPVFREELVLLLPKTHPDITHADDIEINALAAFAPGCTYRMLAEEWLTRFGERKAPLNIQEVGSYHAMYACSAAGASISIMPRSVLNLMGDASDVKIHPLMNVDTHLACRRGYDTPAFREFRDILVKSGNIAQP; from the coding sequence ATGGATATCGCAACACTTTCGGTTTTCCGCACGGTTGCGCAGGAACAGGGCATTACCCGCGCGGCAGAATTGCTCGGGCGTGTGCCCTCCAATGTCACCACCCGCATCCAGCAGCTTGAGGCGGAAATTGGCGCAACCCTGTTTTTGCGCGATAAAAAGCGCATGTCCCTGACACCTGAAGGACAAACCTTCCTTGAATATGCCGAACGTATCCTCAACCTTGCACAGGAAGCACAGCAACGGGTTAATCCCGCCAGCCCGACGGGCATTTTGCGCATTGGTTCGATGGAAAGCACGGTTGCCAGCCGCCTGCCCGCACTGCTTGCCGCCTTTTGCACGGCCTGGCCGCAGGTCAAACTGGAACTAAGCACATCGCCCACCCGCCAGCTTGTTTCTGCCCTGGAAGATCACCGCATTGATGCAGCCCTGATCGCGGTGCCATCGGGCGAATGGTGGCTGGGCGAACGCGAAATTGATAAAACCCCCGTCTTTCGCGAAGAACTGGTGTTGCTTCTGCCCAAAACCCACCCCGACATCACCCACGCCGACGACATTGAAATCAACGCCCTGGCGGCCTTTGCGCCGGGCTGCACCTATCGCATGCTGGCCGAGGAATGGTTAACCCGTTTCGGGGAACGCAAGGCACCCTTGAACATTCAGGAAGTCGGCTCCTACCATGCCATGTATGCCTGCAGTGCTGCCGGGGCCAGCATCAGCATCATGCCCCGCAGTGTCCTGAACCTTATGGGCGATGCCAGCGATGTTAAAATTCACCCGCTGATGAATGTGGACACCCACCTTGCCTGCCGCCGGGGTTATGACACCCCCGCCTTTCGTGAATTTCGCGATATTCTGGTAAAATCCGGGAATATTGCGCAGCCATAA
- a CDS encoding NAD(P)H-dependent flavin oxidoreductase: MMLAGLNLDVPIIQAPMAGVSTPVLAASVCNAGALGSIGVGATDADGARAMIDELKGLTDRPFNVNVFTHNTPTPDQEREAAWLDFLAPRFREFGATPPASLRTIYQSFNSDKDMLRLLLEMRPAVVSFHFGLPDQDVIAALKQAGIMLFATATSLAEAQLIERAGIDAIVAQGIEAGGHRGMFDPAAPDDGLGTFALVRLLVRHCKLPVIAAGGIMDGAGIAAALKLGAVAAQLGTAFVSCPESAADDAYRAALTGEGAHHTRLTSLISGRPARALANRFTALADSAQGQAAVPDYPIAYDAGKALHAAAKAKGEFGFGAQWAGQGAPLSRAMTAAELVKTLVKEMKQAGL; encoded by the coding sequence ATGATGTTAGCCGGACTGAATTTGGATGTGCCGATCATTCAGGCGCCGATGGCAGGTGTTTCAACGCCTGTTTTGGCAGCCAGTGTGTGTAATGCGGGTGCATTAGGGTCAATTGGTGTGGGGGCGACCGATGCCGATGGCGCGCGCGCCATGATTGACGAGCTTAAAGGCCTGACGGACCGGCCATTTAACGTGAATGTATTTACCCACAACACACCCACGCCGGATCAGGAACGTGAAGCCGCCTGGCTGGATTTTCTGGCACCCCGTTTTCGGGAATTTGGTGCAACGCCACCGGCGTCCTTGCGCACGATTTACCAAAGCTTCAATAGCGATAAGGATATGCTTCGTCTGTTGCTTGAGATGCGGCCAGCGGTTGTCAGCTTTCATTTCGGGTTGCCGGATCAGGATGTGATTGCGGCGTTAAAGCAGGCAGGGATTATGTTGTTTGCAACGGCAACCAGCCTGGCCGAGGCGCAATTGATTGAGCGTGCCGGGATCGATGCCATTGTTGCCCAGGGGATAGAGGCCGGGGGGCACCGTGGCATGTTTGACCCCGCTGCACCTGATGACGGGTTGGGGACATTTGCGCTGGTGCGGTTATTGGTGCGCCATTGCAAATTGCCGGTGATTGCGGCGGGCGGGATTATGGATGGGGCGGGCATTGCCGCGGCCCTGAAGCTGGGGGCGGTTGCTGCGCAATTGGGGACGGCCTTTGTTTCCTGCCCGGAAAGTGCGGCGGATGATGCCTACCGTGCGGCATTAACCGGCGAAGGTGCCCATCATACGCGGTTAACATCGCTGATATCGGGCCGCCCGGCGCGCGCATTGGCCAACCGTTTTACCGCATTGGCCGATAGTGCACAGGGGCAGGCGGCAGTACCCGATTATCCGATTGCCTATGACGCGGGCAAAGCCCTGCATGCGGCGGCCAAGGCAAAGGGCGAATTTGGTTTTGGTGCCCAATGGGCCGGGCAGGGCGCACCCCTGTCACGGGCCATGACGGCAGCGGAGCTTGTTAAGACGCTGGTAAAGGAAATGAAACAGGCCGGGCTGTAA
- the hemN gene encoding oxygen-independent coproporphyrinogen III oxidase, protein MQKRRHHIDEARFAMISTALHQKYDLRLPRYTSYPTAPHFSPAVNGVVYRRWLSELDPKQPLSLYFHVPYCEEMCWFCGCNTKITKHYSPVGSYVDVLRAEIKNVLSALPAKYPVAHIHFGGGSPTILKADDLRNIMEDIQRGFDILPDAEIAIEMDPRTAKPDFMDAMRDCGFTRSSIGVQDFNETVQRAVNRVQSFDLVANVVANLRERGMNGINVDLMYGLPFQTLQGVIDTVDATVALNPDRLSVFGYAHVPWMKKHQNLIPTEALPDTAQRWAQYEAIQNRLAEHGYVAIGLDHFARADDDMAKSMLAGELHRNFQGYTTDRAEALIGMGPSAISSLPQGYAQNDPALGRWKRCVEDGLMAIEKGIAVTDEDRIRRDIINELMCHLSVDLDEICRDHDVPVSRFATQLDDIRKMSVDGIVTVCCNTITVTDTGRPLVRAICAVFDTFLDHAQKRHSQAV, encoded by the coding sequence ATGCAAAAAAGGCGTCATCACATTGATGAGGCCAGATTTGCCATGATTTCCACCGCCCTGCATCAGAAATACGATTTGCGCCTGCCGCGCTACACCAGCTATCCCACCGCGCCGCATTTCAGCCCGGCGGTGAATGGCGTTGTCTATCGCCGCTGGCTTTCGGAACTGGACCCGAAACAGCCGTTATCGCTTTATTTCCATGTGCCCTATTGCGAGGAAATGTGCTGGTTCTGCGGGTGTAACACCAAAATCACCAAGCATTACAGCCCGGTTGGCAGCTATGTCGATGTGTTGCGCGCCGAAATCAAAAATGTGCTATCGGCCCTGCCCGCCAAATATCCGGTTGCACATATCCATTTTGGTGGCGGCAGCCCCACCATCCTGAAGGCCGATGACCTGCGCAATATCATGGAAGATATCCAGCGCGGCTTTGACATTCTGCCCGATGCCGAAATTGCCATCGAAATGGACCCGCGCACCGCAAAACCCGATTTCATGGATGCCATGCGCGATTGCGGCTTTACCCGCTCCAGCATCGGCGTACAGGATTTCAACGAAACCGTTCAGCGTGCGGTAAACCGCGTGCAGTCATTTGATCTGGTGGCAAATGTGGTTGCCAACCTGCGGGAACGCGGCATGAATGGCATCAATGTTGATTTGATGTATGGCCTGCCCTTCCAGACCCTGCAAGGTGTGATCGACACGGTCGATGCCACCGTCGCCCTGAATCCTGACCGCCTGTCGGTATTTGGCTATGCCCATGTGCCCTGGATGAAAAAACACCAAAACCTGATCCCGACCGAAGCCCTGCCAGATACCGCACAACGCTGGGCGCAATATGAAGCAATCCAGAACCGCCTGGCCGAACATGGCTATGTCGCCATCGGCCTGGACCATTTCGCCCGTGCTGACGATGACATGGCAAAATCCATGCTGGCCGGTGAATTGCACCGCAATTTCCAGGGTTACACCACCGACCGCGCCGAAGCCCTGATCGGCATGGGGCCATCAGCCATTTCATCCCTGCCGCAGGGTTATGCGCAAAATGACCCGGCCCTTGGCCGCTGGAAACGCTGCGTCGAGGATGGCCTGATGGCAATTGAAAAAGGCATTGCCGTCACCGACGAAGACCGCATCCGCCGCGACATCATCAACGAACTGATGTGCCATCTTTCGGTCGATCTTGATGAAATCTGCCGCGACCATGACGTGCCCGTCAGCCGCTTTGCCACTCAGCTTGATGACATTCGCAAAATGTCGGTCGATGGTATTGTTACTGTGTGCTGCAACACCATCACCGTCACCGACACGGGCCGCCCGCTGGTCCGCGCCATTTGCGCGGTGTTTGATACCTTCCTGGATCATGCGCAAAAACGGCATTCACAGGCGGTTTAA
- a CDS encoding HIT domain-containing protein, with product MNEAFRLHPKLAADTDLVTEGPLSRILLMNDARYPWLILVPRRNDLVDYDDLTEQERETLGFECAETSKTLKRLFSSNKTNVAMLGNMVPQLHCHVVARFPDDAAWPGPIWGVGQSVSYSEEMANERLAALRAELISAFRHA from the coding sequence ATGAACGAAGCCTTTCGCCTGCATCCCAAACTGGCCGCCGATACCGACCTGGTCACTGAAGGGCCGCTTTCACGTATTCTGCTGATGAATGATGCCCGCTATCCCTGGCTTATTCTGGTGCCGCGCCGCAATGATCTGGTCGATTATGACGACCTGACCGAACAGGAACGCGAAACGCTGGGCTTTGAATGCGCCGAAACATCAAAAACCCTAAAACGGCTATTCAGTTCAAACAAAACCAACGTCGCCATGCTGGGCAATATGGTGCCGCAACTTCATTGCCACGTTGTCGCGCGCTTCCCCGATGATGCCGCCTGGCCCGGCCCGATCTGGGGTGTGGGGCAATCGGTTTCCTATAGCGAAGAAATGGCAAATGAACGCCTTGCCGCCCTGCGCGCCGAACTGATTTCCGCCTTTCGTCACGCCTGA
- a CDS encoding NAD(P)/FAD-dependent oxidoreductase has protein sequence MPEKTIARTGERPRVIIVGAGFGGLAVARELAGKDVDVILIDRSNHHLFQPLLYQVATADLSPAEIAWPIRSIFSHASNVSVFLGEVTGIDLAGKSIVARDYRVEYDYLVLSTGAVTSYFGHDDWEKVAPGLKNIGEATEIRKRLLLAFELAENAETEETRQKYMNFVVVGGGPTGVEMAGAIAELAKQALSHDFRRIDPRDARIFLVEAAPRLLGAFPEDLSDYTRHSLERLGVDVVLNQPVSDITPNGVQIGDDFIQSANVIWAAGVKVDHMADWTGARTDRGGRVEVADDLTIPGHPDAFVIGDAAHVPWRDGLSVPGIAPAAKQMGKYAGRRIIDHIKGKKTEPFVYKHAGNLATIGRHRAVIDFNGFKLKGFLAWWVWGLAHIYFLIGIRAPALVLVQWAWSYIFRKKGARLITGPVEPDPEKTVP, from the coding sequence ATGCCTGAAAAAACGATTGCCAGAACTGGCGAGAGACCACGCGTCATCATTGTCGGGGCGGGGTTTGGCGGTTTGGCTGTTGCCCGCGAACTGGCGGGCAAGGATGTGGATGTGATCCTGATTGATCGCAGCAATCATCATCTGTTTCAGCCGTTATTGTACCAGGTGGCAACGGCCGACCTTTCGCCCGCCGAAATTGCCTGGCCGATCCGAAGTATTTTCAGCCATGCATCGAATGTTTCGGTGTTTCTGGGCGAAGTTACAGGCATTGATCTGGCGGGCAAAAGCATCGTCGCGCGTGATTACCGGGTGGAATATGATTATCTGGTGCTGTCGACCGGGGCTGTAACATCCTATTTCGGGCATGATGACTGGGAAAAGGTGGCGCCGGGCCTTAAAAATATTGGCGAAGCCACGGAAATTCGCAAAAGGCTGCTTTTGGCGTTTGAACTGGCTGAAAATGCCGAGACCGAGGAAACCCGCCAGAAATATATGAATTTTGTTGTTGTTGGCGGCGGGCCGACAGGTGTTGAGATGGCCGGTGCTATTGCCGAGCTGGCAAAGCAGGCCCTGTCACACGATTTTCGCCGGATTGACCCACGCGATGCCCGTATTTTTCTGGTTGAAGCCGCCCCCCGTTTGTTAGGGGCCTTTCCCGAAGATTTATCGGATTATACCCGCCATTCGCTGGAACGGTTGGGGGTTGATGTGGTTTTGAACCAGCCGGTCAGTGATATCACCCCGAACGGGGTGCAGATTGGTGATGATTTTATTCAGAGTGCTAATGTCATTTGGGCTGCCGGGGTAAAGGTTGACCATATGGCAGACTGGACTGGTGCCAGGACCGACCGTGGTGGCCGGGTCGAGGTTGCGGATGACCTGACAATTCCTGGTCACCCCGACGCATTCGTGATTGGCGATGCCGCCCATGTGCCGTGGCGGGATGGCTTAAGCGTGCCGGGCATCGCACCCGCCGCCAAGCAGATGGGCAAATATGCCGGGCGACGGATTATTGACCATATCAAAGGTAAAAAGACCGAACCGTTTGTTTATAAACATGCCGGAAACCTTGCAACAATTGGCCGTCACCGCGCGGTAATTGATTTTAACGGCTTTAAGCTGAAGGGTTTTCTGGCCTGGTGGGTATGGGGGCTGGCGCATATCTATTTCCTGATTGGCATTCGTGCGCCAGCACTGGTTCTGGTGCAATGGGCCTGGAGCTATATTTTCCGTAAAAAGGGGGCACGGCTGATTACCGGCCCGGTCGAGCCGGACCCGGAAAAGACGGTGCCGTAG
- a CDS encoding NAD-dependent epimerase/dehydratase family protein: MQNLHKTALVIGANGGIGHAVTHALATQGWRVRAFARTIPESSSQNRGAITWITGDALKDSDVLNAAKGVDIIVHAVNPPGYRNWGKVVLPMIDNSIAAAIANGARIVLPGTVYNYGPEVFPEIEEESPQHPISRKGAIRVELEQRLERACARGARALIVRAGDFFGPGAKNNWFAQGLVKPGKPVSSIIYPGKRHMGHQWAYLPDVAVTIARLLDRENDLPGFARFHMNGHWDATGTDMINAIRTACGKQHIPVHSFPWLLIKPLKPFVAFLREVDEMKYLWQQPVRLKNDRLVAFLGSEPHTPLREAVRQTLASIGCLPADNAGSSATAPSFPGPARPGR; encoded by the coding sequence ATGCAAAACCTCCATAAAACGGCCCTTGTCATTGGTGCAAATGGCGGCATTGGCCATGCCGTAACCCACGCACTGGCAACACAGGGCTGGCGCGTTCGTGCCTTTGCCCGCACCATTCCTGAATCATCCTCACAAAATAGGGGTGCCATCACCTGGATTACCGGGGACGCATTGAAAGACAGCGATGTTTTAAATGCCGCCAAGGGTGTCGATATCATTGTTCACGCTGTTAACCCGCCGGGCTATCGCAACTGGGGCAAGGTCGTCCTGCCCATGATCGATAACAGCATTGCAGCGGCCATTGCCAATGGCGCACGCATTGTTTTGCCCGGCACGGTTTATAATTACGGGCCCGAAGTTTTCCCCGAGATCGAGGAAGAAAGCCCGCAACACCCCATTTCGCGCAAAGGTGCCATCCGGGTTGAACTGGAACAGCGTTTGGAACGTGCCTGCGCCCGCGGCGCCCGCGCCCTTATTGTTCGCGCCGGTGATTTTTTCGGGCCGGGTGCCAAAAACAACTGGTTTGCCCAAGGTCTGGTCAAACCGGGCAAGCCGGTATCGTCCATCATCTATCCCGGCAAACGCCATATGGGGCATCAATGGGCATATCTGCCAGATGTTGCCGTCACCATCGCCCGGCTTTTGGATCGCGAAAACGACCTGCCCGGCTTTGCCCGCTTTCACATGAACGGCCACTGGGATGCCACCGGCACGGACATGATCAACGCCATCCGCACCGCATGTGGCAAACAGCACATCCCGGTTCATTCCTTCCCCTGGCTGTTGATCAAACCCTTGAAACCCTTTGTCGCGTTCCTGCGCGAGGTCGATGAAATGAAATATCTCTGGCAGCAACCCGTACGCCTGAAAAACGACCGGCTTGTTGCGTTTCTGGGGTCCGAACCCCACACACCCTTGCGCGAGGCCGTCCGCCAGACACTGGCATCAATCGGCTGCCTGCCTGCCGACAATGCTGGTTCCAGCGCTACGGCACCGTCTTTTCCGGGTCCGGCTCGACCGGGCCGGTAA
- a CDS encoding LysR family transcriptional regulator encodes MADPDWGLYRSFLAVMAQGSLSAAARELGLTQPTIGRHMDELQHHLNVVLFTRSSGGLQPTDAALNLLPHAETLKAAADMLSRAASGLGDDVRGTVRITASDVIGVEVLPPILTSLRNDHPDIEIELTLSNRMEDLLRRDADIAIRMVPPSQDALVAKHIGAIDLGMYAHCDYLAQNGAPEDFEDLADHALIGVDRDARDLRLLHSLPWPLAKHRFSFRSDQHLSHLAMIRAGYGIGMCQVGVALREPALQRVLPEFSLALDSWVTMHEDLRNNLRCRTVFDALVTGMKTYWRTQKPDRQLA; translated from the coding sequence ATGGCAGATCCTGACTGGGGCCTTTATCGGAGTTTTCTGGCTGTGATGGCGCAAGGGTCGCTGTCGGCGGCGGCCCGTGAACTGGGCCTGACGCAACCGACAATCGGCCGCCATATGGATGAATTGCAGCATCATTTGAATGTTGTTTTGTTTACGCGGTCTTCGGGCGGGTTACAGCCGACCGATGCGGCGTTAAACCTGCTGCCCCATGCCGAAACCCTGAAGGCGGCGGCAGATATGCTGTCGCGTGCGGCAAGCGGGTTGGGCGATGATGTTCGCGGGACGGTGCGCATAACGGCAAGTGATGTGATCGGGGTTGAGGTTTTACCCCCTATTTTAACATCCCTGCGAAATGACCATCCCGATATTGAAATAGAATTGACGCTTAGCAACCGGATGGAAGATTTGTTGCGCCGGGATGCTGACATTGCCATTCGCATGGTGCCGCCTAGCCAGGATGCCCTGGTGGCAAAGCATATTGGTGCGATTGATTTGGGGATGTATGCCCATTGCGATTATCTGGCCCAAAACGGTGCGCCGGAGGATTTTGAAGACCTGGCAGACCATGCCCTGATAGGGGTTGATCGCGATGCCCGTGATTTGCGGTTATTGCATTCACTGCCCTGGCCTTTGGCGAAACACCGGTTTTCATTTCGGTCCGACCAGCATTTATCGCATCTTGCCATGATCCGTGCGGGGTATGGCATTGGCATGTGCCAGGTCGGCGTGGCGTTGCGGGAACCAGCATTGCAAAGGGTGTTGCCGGAATTTTCCCTTGCCCTTGATAGCTGGGTCACCATGCATGAAGATTTGCGCAATAATTTGCGCTGCCGAACGGTGTTTGATGCCCTGGTGACGGGGATGAAAACATATTGGCGAACGCAAAAACCAGACCGGCAATTGGCCTGA
- a CDS encoding FMN-dependent NADH-azoreductase, translating into MATILHIDSSARPGRSDTTAHGSHSRRLSARFISEWQQHRPDDTIIYRDVGTHPPTPVTGDWIHAAFTKPDQREGWMHDVLRESDMLVDELLQADIIVAGVPMYNFGMPAQMKAWIENIVRVGRTFGFDRARDGVPYWPMVTDNKTAIVLSARGDFGYNPGERVAHLNHVEGGVFTPLEYIGITDHRSTAVEYDEFGDDRTRHSIATAEAEVDRLVQSLLPRFAA; encoded by the coding sequence ATGGCAACCATCCTGCACATCGACAGCAGCGCCCGCCCCGGCCGATCCGACACCACCGCGCACGGTTCCCACAGTCGACGGTTAAGCGCCCGCTTCATATCTGAATGGCAGCAACACCGCCCCGATGACACCATCATTTATCGCGATGTCGGCACCCATCCGCCCACCCCGGTTACTGGCGACTGGATCCATGCTGCCTTTACCAAACCCGATCAGCGCGAAGGCTGGATGCATGATGTTTTGCGCGAAAGCGACATGCTGGTCGATGAATTGTTGCAGGCCGATATCATCGTTGCCGGGGTGCCAATGTATAATTTTGGCATGCCCGCACAGATGAAAGCCTGGATCGAAAATATCGTGCGTGTTGGCCGCACTTTTGGCTTTGACCGCGCACGCGATGGCGTCCCCTATTGGCCCATGGTAACGGACAATAAAACCGCCATCGTCTTATCTGCGCGCGGTGATTTCGGCTATAATCCCGGTGAACGGGTTGCCCATCTTAACCATGTTGAAGGCGGCGTTTTCACCCCGCTGGAATATATCGGCATCACCGACCATCGCAGCACCGCCGTCGAATATGACGAATTTGGCGATGATCGCACCCGCCATTCCATCGCCACCGCCGAGGCCGAGGTAGATCGCCTGGTACAATCGTTGCTGCCGCGCTTCGCCGCTTAA
- a CDS encoding LysR substrate-binding domain-containing protein, giving the protein MSLPPLATLRAFEAAARHLSFKKAASELLVTPTAISHQVRLLEETLGVRLFVRKPRQVLLTPAGQELFPVLRDGFGEFGRVIDRLKQHKAQRRLTVSVLPSFAAKWLLPRLSRFQTLHPDIHLSLHTSVEAVEIGGAIADAAIRYGAGPYHGLVAQTLFFENFAPMASPVLGLQTPDDLQELPLLHLDWAHPDDVTPTWARWFKLAGMRDVALKPGLAFNDDTHAIQAAIAGQGVVLCSMEMTVQERQSGILQQPFGPFIRGHQYQLLHTGKGAHQAEIAAFGNWLADEIARDGGNGGLSPDMAPQP; this is encoded by the coding sequence ATGTCTTTGCCGCCCCTTGCGACATTGCGTGCCTTTGAGGCCGCAGCCCGCCATCTGAGTTTCAAGAAGGCGGCAAGTGAATTGCTGGTGACACCAACCGCGATCAGCCACCAGGTGCGCCTGCTGGAAGAAACGCTGGGTGTGCGCCTGTTTGTGCGCAAACCGCGACAGGTGCTGTTAACCCCGGCAGGGCAGGAGCTTTTCCCCGTTTTACGCGACGGGTTTGGGGAATTTGGCCGGGTTATTGACCGGTTAAAGCAGCACAAGGCACAACGCCGGTTAACCGTATCGGTGTTGCCATCTTTTGCCGCGAAATGGTTATTGCCGCGCCTGTCGCGGTTTCAAACCCTGCATCCCGATATTCACCTGAGTTTGCATACATCGGTTGAGGCGGTGGAAATTGGCGGGGCGATTGCAGATGCCGCCATTCGGTATGGGGCTGGCCCCTATCACGGGTTGGTGGCGCAAACGCTGTTTTTTGAAAATTTCGCGCCAATGGCAAGCCCGGTATTGGGGCTGCAAACGCCCGATGATTTGCAGGAACTGCCATTGCTGCATCTGGATTGGGCGCATCCTGACGATGTAACGCCAACCTGGGCGCGGTGGTTCAAGCTGGCGGGGATGCGCGATGTTGCCCTTAAACCCGGCCTTGCCTTTAACGATGATACCCACGCCATTCAGGCGGCCATTGCCGGGCAGGGGGTGGTTTTATGCAGCATGGAAATGACGGTGCAGGAACGCCAAAGCGGCATTTTGCAGCAACCTTTTGGCCCCTTTATTCGCGGGCATCAATATCAGTTGCTGCATACCGGCAAGGGGGCACACCAGGCGGAAATTGCGGCCTTTGGCAACTGGCTGGCGGATGAAATTGCCCGTGATGGGGGCAATGGCGGATTATCGCCTGACATGGCGCCACAACCATAA
- the otnI gene encoding 2-oxo-tetronate isomerase, producing MPRFCANLTFLFADLPFEKRFAAASKAGFAGVEYIGAYDMAMADIKRHLKENDLQQVLFNLPPGDWEAGDRGLACRPGREDEFRDSVFRALDYATALDCKMVHCMAGNMERGEDPGELARLYCDNLLYAADEAAKAGVTVLIEPINGIDMPGYLLNSIEQAAVILEQLDHANLALQFDIYHAQLVGGDIASRIGKHLDKIRHVQIAGVPGRHEPDRGELNCSFLFYLLDRLGYDGWIGCEYKPQGTTEEGLGWLLPWQGAAGS from the coding sequence ATGCCCCGTTTTTGCGCCAACCTGACCTTTCTTTTTGCTGATCTGCCGTTTGAAAAGCGTTTCGCGGCGGCATCAAAGGCGGGCTTTGCCGGTGTTGAATATATTGGCGCCTATGACATGGCGATGGCCGATATCAAACGGCATTTGAAAGAGAACGACTTACAGCAGGTTTTGTTTAACTTGCCGCCCGGTGACTGGGAAGCGGGGGATCGTGGCCTTGCCTGCCGACCGGGGCGGGAAGACGAATTTCGCGATTCCGTTTTCAGGGCGCTGGATTATGCAACGGCCCTTGATTGCAAAATGGTTCATTGCATGGCGGGTAATATGGAACGGGGCGAAGACCCCGGCGAACTGGCGCGCCTTTATTGCGATAACCTGCTTTATGCCGCAGACGAGGCCGCAAAGGCGGGCGTTACGGTTTTGATCGAACCGATCAATGGCATTGATATGCCCGGTTATCTTTTAAATTCGATCGAGCAGGCGGCGGTTATTTTGGAGCAACTCGATCATGCCAATCTGGCGTTGCAGTTTGATATTTACCATGCCCAGCTGGTGGGCGGTGATATTGCATCGCGCATTGGCAAGCATCTGGATAAAATACGCCATGTGCAGATTGCCGGTGTGCCCGGCCGCCATGAACCCGACCGGGGCGAGCTGAACTGTTCGTTCCTTTTCTATCTGCTCGACCGGTTGGGATATGACGGCTGGATTGGCTGTGAATACAAGCCCCAGGGCACAACCGAAGAGGGCCTTGGCTGGTTATTGCCCTGGCAGGGGGCAGCAGGAAGCTGA